In the Mycolicibacterium thermoresistibile genome, one interval contains:
- a CDS encoding SDR family NAD(P)-dependent oxidoreductase: MQGFAGKVAVITGAGSGIGQALALELGRSGAKVAISDVNTEGLTETEDRLKAIGAPVKADRLDVTERAAFEAYADAVVEHFGVVNQIYNNAGIAYTGDIEVSHFKDIERVMDVDFWGVVNGTKVFLPHLIASGDGHVINISSVFGLFSVPGQAAYNAAKFAVRGFTEALRQEMILAGHPVKVTTVHPGGIKTGIARNMTAAEGLDAQELARAFDTKLARTSPEKAAQIILDGVRKNKARVLVGTDAKILDAIVRLTGSGYQRLFPKFVARTMPR, from the coding sequence ATGCAGGGCTTCGCCGGCAAAGTCGCGGTGATCACCGGCGCCGGGTCGGGCATCGGTCAGGCGTTGGCGCTCGAACTCGGCCGGTCCGGGGCCAAGGTCGCGATCAGCGACGTCAACACCGAGGGGCTGACCGAAACCGAGGACCGGCTCAAGGCCATCGGCGCGCCGGTGAAGGCCGACCGCCTCGACGTCACCGAACGAGCCGCGTTCGAAGCCTACGCCGACGCCGTCGTCGAGCACTTCGGCGTGGTCAACCAGATCTACAACAACGCCGGCATCGCCTACACCGGCGACATCGAGGTCAGCCACTTCAAGGACATCGAACGGGTGATGGACGTCGACTTCTGGGGCGTCGTCAACGGCACCAAGGTGTTCCTGCCGCATCTGATCGCCTCGGGCGACGGCCACGTGATCAACATCTCCAGCGTGTTCGGCCTGTTCTCGGTGCCCGGCCAGGCGGCCTACAACGCGGCCAAGTTCGCCGTCCGCGGGTTCACCGAGGCGCTGCGTCAGGAGATGATCCTGGCCGGCCACCCGGTGAAGGTGACGACGGTGCACCCGGGCGGGATCAAGACCGGCATCGCCCGCAACATGACCGCGGCCGAGGGGCTCGACGCCCAGGAGCTGGCGCGGGCCTTCGACACCAAACTGGCCCGGACCAGCCCGGAGAAGGCGGCGCAGATCATCCTCGACGGTGTCCGGAAGAACAAGGCGCGCGTGCTCGTCGGCACCGACGCCAAGATCCTCGACGCGATCGTGCGTCTCACCGGCTCCGGCTATCAGCGCCTGTTCCCGAAGTTCGTCGCCCGCACCATGCCCCGATAG
- a CDS encoding suppressor of fused domain protein produces MTDVLTTVRARLTEQFARIGITGEPAAASVTFLGTERYEILRFGPSPEGVSRYVSLGCSRHPMGDPDALVTDPVRGPRAEVVVALKGPTPAGLARSVAVLAAAPAVEGLILEPDALVDLGQPLWDGAPFTAFLLGPGDLDEVALPEPRSPVVLLSAIPITPTEAAWVRLKGAGAMREAWEVDGVDVLDPRRRAANPS; encoded by the coding sequence GTGACCGACGTCCTGACCACGGTCCGGGCGCGGCTGACCGAACAGTTTGCCCGTATCGGAATCACCGGGGAACCGGCGGCGGCCAGTGTCACCTTCCTGGGCACGGAGCGTTACGAGATCCTGCGGTTCGGCCCGAGCCCGGAGGGCGTCTCCCGCTACGTGTCGTTGGGCTGTTCGCGGCATCCGATGGGGGACCCCGACGCACTGGTCACCGACCCGGTGCGGGGTCCGCGCGCCGAGGTGGTCGTCGCGCTGAAGGGGCCGACGCCGGCCGGGTTGGCCCGCTCGGTGGCGGTACTGGCCGCCGCGCCGGCGGTGGAGGGTCTGATTCTGGAGCCCGACGCGCTGGTGGACCTGGGTCAGCCGCTGTGGGACGGGGCGCCGTTCACGGCGTTCCTGCTCGGGCCCGGCGACCTCGACGAGGTGGCGCTGCCGGAGCCGCGCTCACCGGTGGTGTTGTTGTCTGCCATACCGATCACGCCGACCGAGGCGGCCTGGGTACGGCTCAAGGGGGCCGGGGCGATGCGGGAGGCGTGGGAGGTGGACGGGGTGGACGTCCTGGACCCACGGCGGCGGGCCGCCAATCCGAGTTGA
- a CDS encoding DUF732 domain-containing protein, translated as MKNLRSILATLALAVGLLVAPALSGASAVAPSAQADTGVDVFLRALADRGVVGVDPARAVEVGQSICPRLVEPGQAAANVAADVAEAIGRPLGPATVFTGVAISVFCPGAVAALASGQSPIPLDLLGI; from the coding sequence ATGAAAAACCTACGCTCGATCCTCGCCACCCTGGCCCTGGCGGTCGGGCTGCTGGTCGCGCCGGCCCTGTCGGGCGCGTCGGCCGTCGCGCCGAGCGCGCAGGCCGACACCGGTGTCGATGTCTTCCTCCGCGCCCTGGCCGACCGCGGCGTCGTCGGCGTCGATCCGGCGCGCGCCGTCGAGGTCGGTCAGTCGATCTGCCCGCGGCTGGTCGAACCCGGGCAGGCCGCCGCCAACGTGGCCGCCGACGTCGCCGAGGCGATCGGCCGTCCGCTGGGGCCGGCCACCGTGTTCACCGGCGTCGCGATCTCGGTGTTCTGCCCCGGGGCGGTCGCGGCGCTGGCCAGCGGTCAGTCTCCGATCCCGTTGGACCTGTTGGGCATCTGA
- a CDS encoding NAD(P)-dependent malic enzyme, with product MSETVRTPQVVVDDAEIFAHHEGGKLSVALKEPLDTQRALSIAYTPGVAQVSRAIATDRTLAAKYTWSNRLVAVVSDGSAVLGLGDIGPEASLPVMEGKCALFKAFAGLDSIPIVLDTKDPDEIVETLIRLRPTFGAVNLEDISAPRCFEIERRVVEALDCPVMHDDQHGTAIVVLAALIGAAEVLDRDIYSLRVVISGAGAAGVACANILQAKGIRDIVVLDSKGILHPGREDMNEVKTELAQRTNPRGLTAGLAEALADADVFLGVSAGLVPEELIASMAPKCIVFALSNPDPEIHPDVARKYAAVVATGRSDFPNQINNVLAFPGVFRGALDAGARRITEEMKVAAARAIFSVIGDDLGVDHIVPSALDPRVGPAVAEAVAAAADI from the coding sequence GTGTCGGAAACTGTGCGTACGCCCCAGGTCGTCGTAGACGACGCGGAAATCTTCGCCCACCATGAAGGCGGCAAGCTCTCGGTCGCGCTGAAAGAACCACTGGACACCCAGCGGGCCCTCTCGATCGCCTACACCCCAGGAGTCGCCCAGGTCAGCCGGGCGATCGCGACCGACCGCACGCTGGCGGCCAAGTACACCTGGTCGAACCGGCTGGTCGCGGTGGTCAGCGACGGCAGCGCCGTGCTGGGCCTCGGAGACATCGGCCCGGAGGCGTCGCTGCCGGTGATGGAGGGCAAGTGCGCGTTGTTCAAGGCGTTCGCCGGCCTGGACTCGATCCCGATCGTGCTGGACACCAAGGATCCGGACGAGATCGTCGAGACCCTGATCCGGCTGCGGCCGACATTCGGCGCGGTCAACCTCGAGGACATCTCCGCGCCGCGCTGCTTTGAGATCGAACGCCGCGTCGTCGAGGCGCTGGACTGCCCGGTCATGCACGACGATCAGCACGGCACCGCCATCGTCGTGCTCGCGGCGCTGATCGGTGCGGCCGAGGTCCTGGACCGCGACATCTACTCGCTGCGGGTGGTGATCTCCGGCGCCGGCGCCGCGGGCGTGGCGTGCGCCAACATCCTGCAGGCCAAGGGCATCCGCGACATCGTGGTGCTGGACTCCAAGGGCATCCTGCACCCCGGGCGGGAGGACATGAACGAGGTCAAGACCGAACTGGCGCAGCGCACCAATCCGCGCGGCCTGACCGCGGGACTGGCCGAGGCGCTGGCCGACGCCGACGTCTTCCTCGGGGTGTCGGCCGGCCTGGTGCCCGAAGAACTGATCGCCTCGATGGCCCCGAAGTGCATCGTGTTCGCCCTGTCGAACCCGGATCCGGAGATCCATCCGGACGTCGCCCGCAAGTATGCGGCGGTGGTCGCGACCGGCCGTAGCGACTTCCCGAACCAGATCAACAACGTGCTGGCCTTCCCGGGGGTGTTCCGCGGAGCCCTGGACGCCGGGGCACGCCGGATCACCGAGGAGATGAAGGTGGCGGCGGCCCGGGCGATCTTCTCGGTGATCGGCGACGATCTCGGGGTCGACCACATCGTGCCGAGCGCCCTCGATCCGCGCGTCGGCCCGGCGGTGGCCGAGGCGGTGGCCGCGGCAGCCGACATCTGA
- a CDS encoding glycine betaine ABC transporter substrate-binding protein: protein MTVRRLAVVLVALLVAGCGGPSGPPPVPIGATPDDALVAHLYAAALRYYGTPTRVELMDDPLAGLDSAAVRVVPGFTGRLLERFAPGAPARAAEQVYRDVVAALPEGIAAGDYTISAEDTPTVAVTEATAEAWGSRDLSALARRCADVVTGIVIDTATDTTRDTMAVPRRLGSCELPAPRRYPDADAMFAALRAGEIDGAWTTTAAVGVPSEVVVLSDNTALVRAQNLVPLYRRNELTESQVLALNQIAGVLDTAALIDMRRQVDDDADPAEVAAAWLERNPPGR from the coding sequence ATGACGGTTCGCCGCCTGGCAGTGGTGCTGGTGGCGCTGCTGGTGGCCGGTTGCGGCGGGCCGAGCGGGCCGCCGCCGGTTCCGATCGGCGCCACCCCGGACGACGCGCTGGTGGCGCACCTGTACGCGGCGGCGCTGCGCTACTACGGCACGCCGACCCGGGTGGAGTTGATGGACGATCCGCTGGCCGGTCTGGACTCCGCGGCGGTGCGGGTGGTGCCGGGTTTCACCGGCCGGCTGCTGGAGCGGTTCGCCCCGGGCGCGCCGGCGCGGGCGGCGGAACAGGTGTACCGGGACGTGGTCGCCGCGCTGCCGGAGGGCATCGCCGCCGGTGACTACACGATCTCGGCGGAGGACACCCCGACGGTCGCGGTGACCGAGGCCACGGCCGAGGCCTGGGGGTCACGGGATCTGAGCGCGCTGGCCCGGCGCTGTGCCGACGTGGTGACCGGCATTGTTATCGACACAGCGACCGACACGACCCGCGACACGATGGCGGTGCCGCGCAGGCTCGGGTCGTGTGAGCTTCCGGCGCCGCGCCGGTATCCCGACGCCGATGCGATGTTCGCGGCGCTGCGGGCGGGCGAGATCGACGGCGCGTGGACGACGACCGCCGCGGTCGGGGTGCCGTCCGAGGTGGTGGTGCTCTCCGACAACACCGCGCTGGTGCGGGCCCAGAATCTGGTTCCGCTGTATCGGCGCAACGAGCTCACCGAATCGCAGGTGCTGGCGCTCAACCAGATCGCCGGGGTGCTCGACACCGCGGCGCTGATCGACATGCGTCGTCAGGTCGACGACGACGCGGATCCCGCTGAGGTCGCCGCCGCCTGGCTGGAGCGCAACCCGCCGGGCCGGTGA